A single genomic interval of Pyrus communis chromosome 7, drPyrComm1.1, whole genome shotgun sequence harbors:
- the LOC137740139 gene encoding uncharacterized protein → MESDAEDTKSQLTQNQDPSTPKHKHKKRKTKKTAVPTIPTFQAAVQVFPEHPEKTPPIVAHFSSGFDPTKNPDPNSTKIGLFRNANRTKRVELVVHPDGTNVDFVGTSYTGAATSDQYCNYALGVLDKATQTLKITPLVSNKIFRLEPKVRGYNYSDKEPASSAMGELTAQEKAEKQMQLHNLYGTKKSIRESKKMQSLKQADGPDSLNDLDAKMKQIVVNKEALESAETQSSRHIPPFNESATTPQEAYPLDKIIITGEWDDVQDIYNKLQGGNDVKWDAYPNFVLNRIQKLKDIRVEEEKFKLACICTYITHLIKFKDQYTMDGVSSAKGHRIPSNLRNKFLNMFDPAAGSRRQTLSREKTNLLISYVLVLTLHVDEFQTELTDIAKDLRMGEANVKDHYENLGCKLTKKKGKPVATLPVPLKFPQEQRRRKKGKR, encoded by the exons ATGGAATCCGACGCAGAAGACACCAAGTCTCAATTGACCCAAAACCAAGACCCATCGACACCAAAGCACAAACACAAGAAGAGGAAGACGAAGAAAACCGCCGTCCCAACCATTCCAACATTCCAAGCCGCCGTCCAAGTTTTCCCGGAACACCCAGAAAAAACCCCACCTATAGTGGCCCATTTCTCATCTGGGTTCGACCCCACCAAGAACCCAGACCCTAATTCGACCAAAATCGGACTCTTTCGGAACGCCAACCGAACCAAACGAGTGGAGCTTGTGGTGCACCCGGATGGGACAAATGTCGATTTTGTTGGAACTAGCTATACTGGTGCGGCCACCAGTGACCAGTACTGCAATTATGCACTTGGTGTTCTAGATAAGGCCACCCAGACTTTGAAGATTACGCCCCTTGTTTCTAACAAG ATATTTAGATTAGAACCAAAAGTTAGAGGGTATAACTACTCTGATAAGGAACCTGCAAGTTCAGCAATGGGAGAACTTACTGCACAAGAGAAGGCAGAGAAGCAGATGCAGCTACATAATCTATATGGAACAAAGAAGTCTATTAGGGAG AGTAAGAAAATGCAGTCCTTGAAGCAAGCAGATGGTCCTGATTCTCTAAACGATTTGGATGCCAAAATGAAACAGATTGTGGTAAACAAGGAGGCTCTTGAAAGCGCTGAAACCCAAAGCTCTCgccatatcccaccatttaatGAATCTGCCACTACTCCACAGGAGGCTTATCCACTAGACAAGATCATCATCACAGGAGAGTGGGATGATGTCCAAGATATTTATAATAAACTGCAAGGTGGAAATGATGTTAAATGGGATGCTTACCCAAATTTTGTGCTCAATAGAATCCAGAAATTGAAGGATATTCGG GTTGAGGAGGAGAAGTTTAAGCTTGCTTGCATATGCACATACATTACACATCTTATAAAGTTCAAAGATCAGTATACCATGGATGGTGTTTCCTCCGCGAAGGGCCACAGAATCCCAAGCAATCTACGCAATAAGTTCCTTAACATGTTTGATCCGGCGGCAGGTTCAAGAAGGCAAACCCTATCAAGAGAGAAGACGAATCTCCTCATTAGTTATGTCTTGGTGCTCACTCTTCATGTGGACGAGTTCCAGACAGAGTTGACAGATATAGCAAAGGATCTGAGAATGGGTGAAGCAAATGTGAAGGACCATTACGAGAACTTGGGTTGCAAGTTAactaaaaaaaagggaaaaccaGTCGCGACCCTTCCTGTCCCTCTAAAATTTCCACAAGAGCAGCGGAGGCGGAAGAAGGGCAAGAGATGA